The nucleotide sequence TGTAAAAATATGCCGCCGTTGTTCCAACTGCAACAAGGGTATTCATGTTAGTTGTAAAATGTTTCAGGGCTGAAAAGGCAGCCTTATAAAATATGAGCCCAGGCCAAAACTGTACTACCGTGGCAAGACATAACAGTACCCACGGATTGGACAGTACGGCAACTGAAAGCATAGAGCCTGCCATTATAACAGCAGTAAGACTTCCGCTGAGTATCAACTGGAATTTTAACAGGGAGTGTTCCTGTTCAGTTTCTGTGTCTGATACATTGCTCTGTGTGATGTGAGCCGTGTAACCGGCATTTTTGACAGCCTCTGCAATTCCCTCCGGTGTTATGAGTCCGGGGGCATATATGACTGTTGCACGAGCTGCCGCAAAATTAACCACAGCATCAAGTACACCGTTAAGTGACTTAACAGCTTTTTCTACAGAACCTGCACAGACGGCGCAACTCATGCCGGTTATCTGTATATTTAGCGTTTTTTTGTCTGACATAATTTTTCCCTTGCTAATTTTTGTAAAATTTGTTTATCATATCACGTGAAATTTGATGTTTATCAATGATAACATAATTTGTGTATGTCACAGGTGTATTTTAACGGATTTCCATGGGTTGCATGGAGCGTGTTAATATTAAATAAAAGCAAATACTAATTAAGGAGGAGTTAAATGAAAAATCCTGTTGTTGACCAGGACCTTTGTACAGGTTGCGAAACGTGTGTTTCTTTATGTCCGGATGTGTTTGAAATGCAGGGAGATAAGGCTGTTGCCTCTAACCCTGGGAAGTGCGATTCCTGCGATTGTCAGGAAGCTATGGACACCTGTCCGGTTGAAGCCATTAAATGGGAGTAATTTATAAGCTTTTTAAGTTAAAATAGTATGAAGTATTCAAAGGGGTTACCTTGTGTAATCCCTTTTTTTTAATGTTTTATAAGAGTGTTGATGATTAAGTTTGTGTTTGACAAAAAAAAAATTTATGGAATGAAGTTTTTTTGCTATAATGTAGGAGGTATTTGGGCGCGCCTGAAGGTTGTTGATAAAAAAATGGCCTCAGGGTGTTTATCAACTGAGCTTTAGATCGAGGGCTGCAAGGGAGCCGTGAACGTAGATTTTGTAAATCCATTTTTAGATGCCCTTGTAAATGTCTTAACCACTATGGCTGGGGTTGAGGTCACATATGGTGCACCGTGTATTAAAGCCAACAATTTAGCCATGGGAGATGTAACCGGCATAATAAGACTTGCCGGTGAGAGAACATCAGGCTCAATAGCCATTACCTTTACAGAGCAGGCGATTTTACATATTGCATCAAAGATGCTTGGTGAGGAGATGAAAGAAATGAATGATGAGATATCAGATATGGTTGGTGAAATTACCAATATGGTCTCAGGCGGGGGACGTAAAGTTTTAGCCGAGGACGGCTACAAGTTTAATATGGCAACACCGACAACGATAGTAGGAAAAAATCATACGATAACTCATAAATCAAAAGGCAAAATAGTGCTGGTTCCTTTTGAGACTACCGCCGGTCCTTTTTTTGTGGAAATTTGTTTTGATGATGAGAACAATAAACCAATAAAACCAATGAGTGTAAAAAGCAGAGAGTATTACAAGCGATAGAACACTCTGGGCCGAAACAAAAAAGCAATTCAGCAGGTGGATAAAATGTTTTCTAAAGACAGCGTGGTAAATGAAATTTTAAGTGGTTTTGCAGAGAAACTCAAACCCTCAATCTCAGGGGATGGTAAACCTGCCTCTGAGATATTTGAAATTGTTTTACGGGAAGTAAAGTCTCTTATACAGGTTAATGAAAACTACAAAAATGAGCTCATGTCCATAGGTATAGCTCTGTCTGCCGAACGAAACCATGAAGCACTGCTGGAGATGATAGTGGAAAAGGCTATGTATTTTACCGGGGCAGACGGCGGTACTTTGTATATAATGGGAGAGGATGAGAGGAATCTGTCATTTAAAATAATCCGCACAAAATCACTTGGTTTTTTAATGGGCGGCACAAAAGGCGGCGAGGTACCGTTTCCACCGGTACAATTGTACAAGGAGGATGAGAGCAGGAACGAAAATAATGTTTCGGCATACGTAGCCTTGACCGGCAAAACAGTAAACATCACAGACGTCT is from Nitrospirae bacterium YQR-1 and encodes:
- a CDS encoding chemotaxis protein CheX; this translates as MNVDFVNPFLDALVNVLTTMAGVEVTYGAPCIKANNLAMGDVTGIIRLAGERTSGSIAITFTEQAILHIASKMLGEEMKEMNDEISDMVGEITNMVSGGGRKVLAEDGYKFNMATPTTIVGKNHTITHKSKGKIVLVPFETTAGPFFVEICFDDENNKPIKPMSVKSREYYKR
- a CDS encoding ferredoxin; this translates as MKNPVVDQDLCTGCETCVSLCPDVFEMQGDKAVASNPGKCDSCDCQEAMDTCPVEAIKWE